Genomic DNA from Stigmatella erecta:
GACGGGGCGGAGGACCTTCTGAGGGACATGCACGAGGCGGGGGTGATGGTGGAGATCTGCCTCACGTCGAACCGCGTTCTGCTCGGGGTCTCGGGCGCCCAGCACCCGCTCTCCAGGTATCTGGAGCAGGAGGTGCCCGTCACCCTGGCGACGGATGATCAGGGCATCCTGCGCGGGTCCATCACCGAGGAGTACGTCGCCGCCGCCACCGACCAGCGCCTGGACTACAAGACGCTGAAGTACATGGCGCGGGTCAGCCTGCAACACGCCTTCGTCGAGGGCGAGAGCCTCTGGACGGACCGCACCGCTTACGGGAAGCCGGTGAGCGACTGCGCCCAGGACGCGCTGGGGGCGGCGCAGGTCTCGGCCGCGTGCGAGCGCTACCTCTCCGCCCACAAGAAGGCCGGGCTCCAGTGGAAGCTGGAGGGCCAGTTGGCTGCCTTCGAGGATGGCATCGTGCAGTGAGGCCCCGCCGCCCGTCTGAAGGGCGGGCAGGCAACTCAGAGAGTTGGCTCATCCGGACCCAACCTGGTGCATTGTATGGGTACCCGCGTTAATCCCTGCGGGTACGCATCGTCTTGTGCCCGGTTGGAGCCGCCATGCCCTCTCGAGAACCCTCGCAGCTGAACCTCTTCACCGGAGCCGTCTCCGAGCCGCCCCCGCGCCGCTCGCGCCGGGCGGAGCCCGTGGGGCCCGCGCCCGTCGCGGAGGACGTGCGCGCCCTGGGCGAGCGCTTGCCCGCGGGAATTCACCTGGGCACCTCCTCCTGGGCCTTTCCTGGCTGGACGGGCATCGTCTACGACCGGGAGGCAGCCCAGGCGACGCTGGCCCGCGAGGGACTGCTGGCTTACGCGCGCCACCCGGTCCTGCGCACGGTGGGGGTGGACCGGACCTTCTATGGCCCTGTCTCCTCCATCACCTTCTCCGAGTATGCCGAGCAGGTGCCGGAAGCCTTCCGCTTCCTGGTGAAGGCCCACGAGGTGTGCACCCTGGCGCGTTACCCCGCCCACGAGCGCTACGGCGTTCACCGGGGCCAGCCCAATGACCGCTTCCTGAACGCCAGCTACGCCGCCGACATGGTGGTGGCGCCCTTCGTGGAGGGGCTGGGGGACAAGGCAGGGCCGCTCGTCTTTCAATTCCCGCCGCAGGACACGCGTGGATTTGGCGGCCCAGCGCGCTTCGTCGAGCGGCTCCACGCCTTCTTCGCGGCGCTGCCCCGGGGGCCGCTCTACGCGGTGGAGGTGCGCAACGAGGAGCTGCTCACGGAAGGCTTCGCCCAGGCGCTGGAGGAGCTCGGGGTGTGCCCCGTGCTGTCGGTGTGGCGGCAGATGCCGCCCGTGGTGCAGCAGGTGCTGCGCACGCGGGCGCTCTCCGCCCGGGCCCTGGTGGTCCGGTGGATGTTGCCGCCGCACCTGGGCTACGAGGAGGCCCGCGCCCGCTATGCCCCGTTCCACACGCTGGTGGATGAGGACACGGTGACCCGGGAAGCCCTGGCCGGGGTCTGTGCCGCCGCGACGCGCCAGGGGCTCCCGTCCTACGTCATCATCAACAACAAGGCCGAGGGCAGCGCGCCCCGGTCCGCGCTCAAGCTCGCCGCCAGTATTGATGCGGTGCTGAGCGGCTAGAAGGTTTCCTTTCGGGAGGGATTCACTCTCCCCAGCAGGTTGAGCACGGCTCTTGCTATGAGCCAGGGGCATGAACCCTTTGATGATGGCAGCCCTCGTTGTGCAGCTCACGGCGACCGGTGGTGCCAGGGGGGGGCAGGGGAGCCTGCAGGCCCAGGAGAAGGTTTCTGGAAAGGATGTGGGCAAACATTTTTCCGCCCTGAGAACGGAAGTCTCCTCCCTCAGCCAGCAGTTTCGTGAGGCCAAGGAGCGCCGTCGCCTGGAGGCGGAGCGGAAGCAGCGGGAATCAGAGGGCTTTTATGAGCCGAAGGTCCAGCCCACCACCGTCGGAAGCCTCACCCCCCGAAGCCCCCTTCGATGAAGAGGTGGTCGAAATTCCCATCGATGGGAATCTCGATTTGCATGTTTTTCAGCCCCGGGAAGTCAAGGCGCTGATCATCGAGTACCTGTGGGCGTGCCGCCAGAAAGGCCTGCTGGACGTCCGCATCATCCACGGCAAGGGGACGGGAGCACTGCGAAAAACCGTACACAGTGTGCTACCCAAGTTATCCAGCGTGGAATCCTTCAGAACTGCGGAAGAGCGCGATGGCGGCTGGGGTGCCACCTGGGTGCGGCTCAAGCCCCTGGCGCCCGGTGAGGAGGACCCGGAGCCGCCCTCTGGCCCCTGAGTCCCCGCCGCGCGGCTTTGCCCGTCAGCTCAGCCAGAAGTAAGCCGAGGCGATGAGGGAGCGTTTCTCCGTCACCTTGGCCTTCTGGGCCAGGTCCGCCAGCGCGCGGTCCTTGGCGGCGTAGCGCTTCTCCTCCTCGTTGCGCACCGAGGCCAGGCGCCGGCGGTAGTCCCGCTCCAGCCGGTCCGCGTGCGCCCGGGCCTTCACGCGCTCCGAGGGGTCCTCCGCCACGAGCACCCGCTTGCGCGCCTCCACCCACTGCTCGCGCGTGTGCTCCAGCGCCTCCCGCGACTCCAGGAGGCAGTCCTCGGCGTAGCGGTCCGCGCGCTCCTTGGCCAGATCCAGCTCCAGCGCGTTGCGGCG
This window encodes:
- a CDS encoding Smr/MutS family protein, producing MSRRSSPPPSEASPPEAPFDEEVVEIPIDGNLDLHVFQPREVKALIIEYLWACRQKGLLDVRIIHGKGTGALRKTVHSVLPKLSSVESFRTAEERDGGWGATWVRLKPLAPGEEDPEPPSGP
- a CDS encoding DUF72 domain-containing protein, producing the protein MPSREPSQLNLFTGAVSEPPPRRSRRAEPVGPAPVAEDVRALGERLPAGIHLGTSSWAFPGWTGIVYDREAAQATLAREGLLAYARHPVLRTVGVDRTFYGPVSSITFSEYAEQVPEAFRFLVKAHEVCTLARYPAHERYGVHRGQPNDRFLNASYAADMVVAPFVEGLGDKAGPLVFQFPPQDTRGFGGPARFVERLHAFFAALPRGPLYAVEVRNEELLTEGFAQALEELGVCPVLSVWRQMPPVVQQVLRTRALSARALVVRWMLPPHLGYEEARARYAPFHTLVDEDTVTREALAGVCAAATRQGLPSYVIINNKAEGSAPRSALKLAASIDAVLSG